The following proteins come from a genomic window of Polyangiaceae bacterium:
- a CDS encoding DUF3578 domain-containing protein has translation MGAPESATARDPISAGLSEVLKQYGRARERDRFKAHPLRTVMTELSTAIGRLECTSRLQVRWSVGQGNWATIPWVALLDPGVTDRVSRGVYAIFLFRADLSGVYLTLNQGTTEMGSGAGVADELRARAHALRAACGALPKHGFLLDHSIDLRSTTAIARGYEHATVAHKLYEVGKVPRDGVLQDDIAVVCDAYGRVRGSNGAG, from the coding sequence ATGGGCGCTCCCGAATCAGCCACCGCGAGGGATCCAATCAGCGCCGGGCTGAGCGAAGTCCTCAAGCAGTACGGCCGCGCGCGTGAGCGCGACCGCTTCAAGGCCCACCCACTCAGGACTGTGATGACGGAGCTCTCGACGGCGATCGGCCGGCTGGAGTGTACGAGTCGGTTGCAGGTTCGCTGGTCGGTCGGCCAGGGCAACTGGGCGACCATTCCTTGGGTCGCGCTCCTGGATCCAGGGGTCACGGACCGCGTCAGCCGCGGCGTGTACGCCATCTTCTTGTTCCGGGCGGATCTGTCGGGCGTGTACCTGACGCTGAACCAGGGCACGACCGAAATGGGCTCAGGCGCCGGGGTGGCTGACGAGCTCAGGGCACGCGCTCACGCACTCCGGGCGGCATGTGGCGCGCTTCCGAAACACGGGTTCTTGCTCGACCACAGCATTGACCTTCGGTCGACCACGGCGATCGCGCGCGGGTACGAGCACGCGACGGTGGCGCACAAGCTGTATGAGGTCGGGAAGGTGCCGCGGGACGGGGTTCTGCAAGACGACATCGCAGTCGTTTGCGACGCATACGGGAGGGTGCGAGGCAGCAATGGCGCCGGGTAG
- the brxD gene encoding BREX system ATP-binding protein BrxD, whose product MRIGGLVSNAEAQEIVAALRSGLVPRSGLHHFATGLDALMSVVAEELDFVSKAGGRGGSKFIRGDYGSGKTFATRLLCTHARQRGFATSEVQISINDTPLHHLETVYRRLVERLTTDADGEGAFAAVVDAWLYEIGEEVTRLQGLGETDPGFAEAVEKRLEDKLAELSAKNPAFSQVLRAYHRALGSGDFGLAQGLLGWLSGQPHVDRSVTSKAGIKGGVDGQAALTFLRGVLLLLRQSGHAGLVVVLDEVETIQRMPAQTREKSLNALRQLMDMLGNNELPGFYLVVTGTPEFFDGYKGVKSQPALYQRVAVRFGDEPRHDNLRAPQVRLAPFDTGRLLEVGRRVRSLFPAHEPERVSTTIDDAFLSALVDQVTAGFGGKVTVTPRLFLRELVDVLDRVDLHADYDPRKDYRLEIDEAALRPEELAARRGEPVPDEEELPNGEPAGDEAPAGKRKRLDG is encoded by the coding sequence GTGCGGATCGGAGGACTCGTGAGCAACGCCGAAGCTCAGGAAATCGTTGCCGCGTTGCGGTCGGGGTTGGTTCCCCGCTCCGGCTTGCACCACTTCGCCACAGGGCTCGACGCCTTGATGAGCGTGGTCGCCGAAGAGCTGGATTTCGTCTCGAAGGCCGGCGGCCGCGGGGGATCGAAGTTCATTCGGGGCGACTACGGCAGTGGCAAGACCTTTGCCACCAGGCTCCTGTGTACGCATGCCCGACAGCGCGGCTTCGCAACCAGCGAAGTGCAGATCAGCATCAACGACACTCCGCTTCACCACCTCGAGACGGTGTATCGGCGCTTGGTCGAGCGATTGACGACAGATGCCGACGGCGAGGGAGCGTTTGCTGCCGTTGTGGACGCCTGGCTCTACGAGATCGGCGAAGAGGTGACGCGCTTGCAGGGGCTGGGCGAAACCGATCCTGGTTTTGCCGAGGCGGTCGAGAAGCGCCTCGAGGACAAGCTGGCCGAGCTCAGCGCCAAAAACCCAGCCTTCTCGCAGGTGTTGCGCGCGTATCACCGAGCCCTCGGGAGCGGAGACTTCGGGCTGGCGCAGGGCCTTTTGGGTTGGCTCAGTGGCCAACCGCACGTCGATCGCTCGGTGACGTCGAAGGCCGGGATCAAGGGCGGAGTTGACGGACAGGCGGCACTGACCTTCCTGCGCGGAGTATTGCTGCTCTTGCGCCAGTCCGGACACGCAGGCCTGGTGGTCGTGCTCGACGAGGTCGAGACGATTCAGCGCATGCCGGCCCAGACTCGCGAGAAATCACTGAATGCGCTGCGACAGCTCATGGACATGCTCGGCAACAATGAGCTGCCCGGCTTCTACCTCGTGGTCACGGGGACGCCGGAGTTTTTCGATGGCTACAAGGGAGTCAAGAGTCAGCCAGCGCTCTATCAGCGGGTGGCAGTGCGGTTCGGCGACGAGCCACGCCACGACAATCTGCGGGCGCCCCAGGTGCGACTTGCGCCCTTTGACACGGGGAGGCTGCTCGAAGTGGGCCGCCGCGTCCGCTCGCTGTTCCCCGCCCACGAGCCGGAGCGAGTCTCGACGACGATTGACGACGCCTTTCTGTCGGCCTTGGTCGATCAGGTGACGGCCGGATTCGGTGGTAAAGTGACCGTCACCCCGCGCTTGTTCCTTCGGGAGCTGGTGGACGTGCTCGATCGCGTCGACCTCCACGCCGACTACGATCCACGCAAGGACTACCGGCTCGAAATCGACGAAGCGGCTCTTCGGCCCGAGGAATTGGCGGCCCGACGCGGCGAACCCGTGCCGGACGAGGAAGAGTTGCCGAACGGCGAACCGGCCGGCGACGAAGCTCCTGCCGGCAAGCGCAAGCGGTTAGACGGCTGA
- a CDS encoding DEAD/DEAH box helicase, which yields MSSFHRLHPQLRHAIVHELGWRELRPVQELATEAILDGANVVVLAPTAGGKTEASVFPLVSRILTDETRPVAALYVCPIRALLNNQELRIQAYARMVGLDAFKWHGDVSAAAKRRFKQSPAHLVMITPESLEVLLMGSAEDARRLFVELSAVVIDEIHAFADDDRGAHLVSILERLTKFCGRDLQRIGLSATVGNPDEIGSWLRGSSERPYRRVDPPRGPAERDLAVELYENADAVAREAARLALGKKSLVFVESRGQAERVADAMGGQGVDVFVHHSAVSRADRELAERQFTEGQNTAIVCTSTMELGIDVGDLDLVLQVDAPSSVASLLQRMGRTGRRAGTRSNCTFLCQTPETLLEALALLELAERGWVEDVRPVSRAAHVLAHQTLALSLQQNGISSHRIREWVGAAFPFRALSDSEVDQLIATMKERQILHEAEGLLSLGLEGERLYGRQHFFELYAVFSTPRLLRVAHGIQDIGTVQASFLRLAFERGQEMCFRLAGRAWQVGDIDWTRGICRVVPAPRGRVPTWLGSPSAGSGELSAEVKRLLRSEHQPLWVGPVGSRELALLRESYAGLVEDGEAPVEMLEDGATWHTFAGGAINALLAKGMEEHGAGKWVAGNLSLRRREPIAAAEVGAVMERLHEVDWQDLALRTARDVPNVSVSKFQPCLPDRLEAELLASRIFDVDGLKRWFGRHKVPVAG from the coding sequence ATGAGCAGCTTCCATCGTCTTCACCCGCAGCTCCGACACGCCATCGTGCACGAGCTGGGTTGGCGAGAGCTCCGACCCGTCCAGGAGCTCGCGACAGAGGCGATCCTCGACGGCGCGAATGTGGTGGTCCTCGCACCTACGGCCGGGGGCAAGACGGAGGCGAGTGTCTTCCCGCTTGTGTCACGGATCCTCACCGACGAAACCCGCCCCGTTGCGGCCTTGTATGTGTGTCCGATCCGCGCGCTCTTGAACAATCAGGAGCTGCGGATCCAGGCCTACGCGCGGATGGTGGGTTTGGATGCGTTCAAGTGGCACGGCGATGTTTCCGCCGCAGCCAAGCGCCGTTTCAAGCAGTCACCGGCGCACCTCGTGATGATCACCCCGGAGTCCCTGGAGGTGCTGCTCATGGGCTCGGCGGAAGACGCGCGGCGGCTATTCGTTGAGCTGTCCGCGGTCGTCATTGACGAGATCCACGCCTTCGCCGACGACGATCGCGGAGCTCATCTGGTCAGCATCCTGGAGCGTCTGACAAAGTTCTGCGGCCGCGACCTGCAGCGCATCGGACTTTCTGCCACCGTTGGAAACCCCGACGAAATCGGCAGTTGGCTACGCGGCTCGAGCGAACGCCCGTACCGCCGCGTCGATCCGCCGCGCGGCCCGGCTGAGCGGGATCTGGCGGTGGAGCTCTACGAGAACGCCGACGCGGTGGCTCGCGAGGCTGCGCGCCTCGCGTTGGGGAAGAAGAGCCTCGTCTTCGTCGAGTCCCGAGGTCAGGCCGAGCGCGTCGCGGATGCGATGGGGGGCCAAGGCGTTGACGTGTTCGTCCACCACAGCGCCGTGAGTCGGGCTGACCGGGAGCTCGCCGAGCGCCAATTCACCGAAGGCCAAAACACGGCCATCGTATGCACGAGCACGATGGAGCTCGGCATCGACGTCGGCGACCTGGACTTGGTGCTGCAAGTCGACGCACCGTCGAGCGTGGCGAGCCTGCTCCAGCGCATGGGCCGCACGGGCCGTCGCGCCGGGACTCGATCCAACTGCACGTTCCTGTGTCAGACCCCAGAGACCCTGCTCGAAGCGCTGGCCCTGCTCGAGCTCGCCGAGCGAGGCTGGGTCGAAGACGTGCGCCCTGTGAGCCGAGCCGCCCACGTACTGGCGCATCAGACCTTGGCGCTCAGCCTGCAGCAGAACGGCATCTCCTCGCATCGGATCCGGGAGTGGGTGGGGGCCGCGTTTCCATTCAGGGCGCTGTCCGACTCCGAGGTCGATCAGCTCATCGCAACAATGAAGGAGCGGCAGATCCTCCACGAAGCGGAGGGCCTGCTCTCGCTGGGGCTCGAGGGCGAACGGCTCTACGGGCGACAACACTTCTTCGAGCTGTACGCCGTGTTCTCCACACCGCGTCTTCTCAGAGTCGCTCACGGCATCCAGGACATCGGAACAGTCCAAGCGTCGTTCCTTCGGCTCGCCTTCGAGCGCGGACAAGAGATGTGCTTCCGGCTCGCCGGGCGCGCCTGGCAAGTGGGCGACATCGACTGGACGCGGGGCATTTGCCGGGTCGTGCCGGCTCCGCGAGGTCGTGTCCCGACCTGGCTGGGATCTCCATCGGCTGGCTCTGGCGAGCTCAGCGCGGAGGTGAAGCGCTTGCTTCGCTCGGAGCATCAGCCGCTCTGGGTTGGTCCGGTTGGCAGCCGTGAGCTCGCGCTGCTTCGCGAGAGTTACGCGGGTCTCGTGGAGGACGGCGAGGCACCGGTCGAGATGCTGGAAGACGGCGCCACTTGGCACACGTTTGCCGGCGGCGCGATCAACGCGCTCCTCGCCAAGGGAATGGAGGAGCACGGCGCGGGCAAATGGGTCGCCGGTAATCTTTCGCTCCGCCGCCGCGAGCCGATCGCCGCGGCTGAAGTTGGTGCCGTCATGGAACGACTGCATGAAGTGGACTGGCAGGATCTCGCGCTGCGCACGGCACGCGACGTGCCCAACGTATCCGTGAGCAAGTTCCAGCCCTGTTTGCCTGACAGGCTGGAAGCGGAGCTGCTCGCGAGTCGGATTTTTGATGTGGACGGACTGAAACGTTGGTTTGGGCGGCACAAGGTGCCGGTTGCGGGGTGA